The following proteins are co-located in the Fusobacterium perfoetens genome:
- the groL gene encoding chaperonin GroEL (60 kDa chaperone family; promotes refolding of misfolded polypeptides especially under stressful conditions; forms two stacked rings of heptamers to form a barrel-shaped 14mer; ends can be capped by GroES; misfolded proteins enter the barrel where they are refolded when GroES binds), whose protein sequence is MSKVLLFDETARKKLEKGVDTLANAVKITLGPKGRNVILDRGFGSPLITNDGVSIAREIELEDPFENMGAKLIKEVATKANDVAGDGTTTATILAQAIVKEGLKIVSSGANPMFVKKGIEKAVDKVIEKLKEKSKKVESNSEIEQVASISAGDGEIGRLIAEAMSKVGETGVITVEEARSFETSLEVVEGMQFDKGYVSPYMADPTRMEADMENPFILITDKKITNIQELLPILEKVVKTSKPLLLIADDLEGEALTTLVLNCIRGTLNLVAVKAPSFGDRRKAILEDIAVLTGATVISEDRGMKLEEADMSVLGTAKRVKVSKDSTTIVDGAGEKENIKERVAQIKAQLENITSDYDKEKMQERIAKLSGGVAVIKVGAVTETEMKDKKLRIEDALNATRAAVEEGIVPGGGVALVEIAKAIKDFKLEGEEGMGVEIVKKALLAPMKQIATNAGLDGGVVVEKVKTMEDGFGLNAATEEYVDMVSAGIIDPTKVTRSAVQNAASIAALILTTEVLVADKKEEKPSMPAQGMPEMM, encoded by the coding sequence ATGTCTAAAGTATTATTATTTGATGAAACAGCTAGAAAAAAATTAGAAAAAGGTGTTGATACATTAGCTAATGCAGTAAAAATTACATTAGGACCTAAAGGAAGAAATGTAATTCTTGATAGAGGATTTGGTTCTCCATTAATTACAAATGACGGAGTATCTATCGCAAGAGAGATAGAACTTGAAGATCCATTTGAAAATATGGGAGCAAAACTTATAAAAGAAGTGGCTACAAAAGCTAACGACGTTGCAGGAGATGGAACTACAACTGCTACAATTTTAGCTCAAGCTATTGTAAAAGAGGGACTAAAAATAGTAAGTTCTGGTGCAAATCCAATGTTTGTAAAAAAAGGTATAGAAAAAGCAGTTGATAAAGTTATAGAAAAATTAAAGGAAAAATCTAAAAAAGTTGAATCAAACTCAGAGATAGAACAAGTAGCTTCAATCTCTGCTGGTGATGGAGAAATCGGAAGACTTATAGCTGAGGCAATGTCAAAAGTAGGAGAAACAGGAGTTATAACTGTTGAGGAGGCTCGTTCTTTTGAAACTTCACTAGAAGTTGTAGAGGGAATGCAATTTGATAAAGGATATGTTTCTCCATATATGGCTGACCCTACAAGAATGGAAGCTGATATGGAAAATCCATTTATTCTGATAACAGATAAAAAAATTACAAATATTCAAGAACTTTTACCAATTCTTGAAAAAGTTGTAAAAACTTCAAAACCATTATTATTAATAGCTGATGATTTAGAAGGAGAAGCTCTAACAACTCTTGTTCTAAATTGTATCCGTGGAACATTAAATCTAGTTGCTGTAAAAGCTCCATCATTCGGAGATAGAAGAAAAGCAATATTAGAAGATATAGCAGTATTAACAGGTGCTACAGTAATTTCTGAAGATAGAGGAATGAAATTAGAAGAAGCAGATATGTCAGTTCTTGGTACTGCTAAGAGAGTAAAAGTAAGCAAAGATTCTACAACAATAGTTGATGGAGCAGGAGAAAAGGAAAATATCAAAGAAAGAGTTGCTCAAATCAAAGCTCAACTTGAAAATATAACTTCTGATTATGATAAAGAAAAAATGCAAGAAAGAATAGCAAAACTTTCTGGTGGAGTTGCGGTAATTAAAGTTGGTGCTGTAACAGAAACAGAGATGAAAGATAAAAAATTAAGAATAGAAGATGCTTTAAACGCAACTAGAGCAGCAGTTGAAGAAGGAATAGTTCCAGGTGGTGGAGTAGCTCTTGTAGAGATTGCAAAAGCTATAAAAGATTTTAAACTTGAAGGAGAAGAAGGAATGGGTGTAGAAATAGTTAAAAAAGCTCTTCTTGCTCCAATGAAACAAATCGCTACAAATGCTGGACTTGATGGTGGAGTTGTAGTAGAAAAAGTAAAAACTATGGAAGATGGATTTGGTCTTAATGCAGCCACTGAAGAATATGTTGATATGGTTTCAGCAGGAATTATCGACCCAACAAAAGTAACTAGATCAGCTGTACAAAATGCAGCTTCAATAGCAGCATTAATTCTTACAACAGAAGTATTGGTAGCAGATAAAAAAGAGGAAAAACCTAGTATGCCTGCACAAGGTATGCCAGAAATGATGTAA
- a CDS encoding co-chaperone GroES, protein MSIKPIGERVVAKAIKAEEKTSGGIILTASSTKVNPNTVEVVAVGLGEKVAKEIKVGDKIIYTGYGATKVHDGNEEFMIIDFENILGIID, encoded by the coding sequence ATGAGTATTAAACCTATTGGAGAAAGAGTTGTGGCAAAAGCTATAAAAGCTGAAGAAAAAACATCAGGTGGAATTATTTTGACAGCTTCTTCCACTAAAGTAAATCCAAATACAGTTGAAGTTGTGGCTGTTGGACTTGGAGAAAAAGTAGCGAAAGAGATTAAAGTTGGAGATAAAATAATCTATACTGGTTATGGTGCAACAAAAGTTCACGACGGTAACGAAGAATTTATGATAATTGATTTTGAAAATATTTTAGGAATTATAGACTAA